In a single window of the Neoarius graeffei isolate fNeoGra1 chromosome 28, fNeoGra1.pri, whole genome shotgun sequence genome:
- the nfkbib gene encoding NF-kappa-B inhibitor beta yields MEWVHQDLSQNLKSDAGKRSSGSGLGVGPKYGSSGLGSDKLAEDWCDSGLDSLISAEFISVDGSEPVPITAEHPDSWSSVRCGVTLDGTETDRLDSAIGDSINDDEAVRNLSERIGTVILSEPSGTLTHQPGPEVQDRRREEIFSTLSFISEDGDTVLHLALIHEQWDFFHHLLELITLNPTWTPYLDIQNDLGQTALHMAVIVGHSECVCALLRAGASVELQERGGNTALHLAVCELHTECVRELTSSRRTLPQHLNIYNYAGVSALHVAVQKGSCDIITTLLEAGADVNLMDQGSGRSPLHWAVECQNISAVELLLQCGASVDQRSYSGHTPLYCALYRPDACLRELLRSAGASDDYSDEDEEEEEEEDRESDEEEFDDVIINGQRVL; encoded by the exons ATGGAGTGGGTCCATCAGGATCTGTCCCAAAATCTCAAAAGCGATGCTGGGAAACGGAGCTCTGGGTCGGGACTGGGCGTTGGACCGAAATACGGTTCCTCCGGGTTGGGCTCGGATAAGCTGGCGGAGGACTGGTGCGACAGCGGCCTGGATTCACTCATCAGCGCCGAGTTTATCAGCGTCGACGGCTCCGAGCCGGTACCGATCACCGCCGAGCACCCGGATTCCTGGAGCTCGGTCCGCTGCGGTGTGACTCTGGACGGGACCGAGACCGACAGGCTGGACTCCGCCATCGGGGACTCGATCAACGACGACGAGGCAGTGAGGAACCTGTCTGAGCGCATCGGTACCGTGATCCTGAGCGAACCAAGCGGTACGCTGACCCATCAGCCCGGCCCGGAAGTGCAGGATCGGCGGAGAGAGGAGATCTTCAGCACGCTCAGCTTCATCTCCGAGGACGGAGACAC GGTGCTGCACCTGGCACTCATCCATGAGCAGTGGGATTTTTTTCATCACCTGCTGGAGCTCATCACCCTCAACCCCACCTGGACACCTTACCTGGATATCCAGAACGACCTGGGACAg acggCGCTGCATATGGCCGTGATCGTGGGCcacagcgagtgtgtgtgtgcgctgctgAGAGCCGGAGCGAGTGTGGAGCTGCAGGAGAGAGGAGGAAACACTGCACTGCACCTGGCTGTGTGTGAGCTACAcaccgagtgtgtgagagagctgacgAGCTCGAGACGCACTCTGCCCCAACATCTCAACATCTACAACTacgcag GAGTGAGCGCTCTGCATGTGGCTGTACAGAAGGGGAGCTGTGACATCATCACCACGTTGCTGGAGGCTGGTGCCGATGTGAACCTGATG GATCAGGGTTCGGGTCGCTCACCGCTGCACTGGGCTGTGGAGTGTCAGAACATTTCTGCTGTGGAGCTGCTGCTGCAGTGTGGCGCGAGTGTGGATCAGCGCTCTTACTCCGGACACACGCCTCTCTACTGCGCCCTCTACAGGCCTGACGCATGTCTGAGGGAGCTGCTCCGGAGCGCCGGGGCGTCTGACGATTACAgcgatgaagatgaagaggaggaggaggaagaggacagAGAGAGCGATGAG gaggAGTTTGATGATGTCATCATCAATGGACAGCGAGTGCTGTAG